In Halosegnis marinus, one genomic interval encodes:
- the priS gene encoding DNA primase small subunit PriS: protein MDERTREYLRGRFGDYYRRSGIEGPPAANEREWGHIPFTAGSGTTMVRHQSWLDVAGGGSLVDFLAREQPRHVYHSAGRYRDPGASRMSEKGWRAADLVFDLDADHLPGVDPEATSYADMLRECKNALLDLLDFLEGDFGFEDLDVVFSGGRGYHVHVRDEGVLELGRDQRDEIVEYVRGPDIEFADVVDTEAVAGMGLKNPAQKRTLPTDGGWGARVHRRLMDLVDEIRDLPEEEALERLREFPRVGEGKAGAIRRAASDNYDELAAGNLDVHPAVVSVAKILFERALDEDGAPIDEPVTTDINRLIRLPGSLHGGSGLVVTPIERDALDDFDPLADAIPEQFRGHEIRVAVTDPGPTEFDGDTFTVAEGERSVQEALGVFLMARGRARKVAE from the coding sequence ATGGACGAGCGGACGCGCGAGTACCTCCGGGGCCGGTTCGGCGACTACTACCGCCGGAGCGGCATCGAGGGGCCGCCCGCGGCCAACGAGCGCGAGTGGGGCCACATCCCCTTCACCGCCGGGTCGGGCACGACGATGGTTCGCCACCAGTCGTGGCTCGACGTGGCCGGCGGCGGCTCGCTCGTCGACTTCCTCGCGCGCGAACAGCCCCGCCACGTCTACCACTCGGCGGGCCGCTACCGCGACCCCGGCGCCTCCCGGATGTCGGAGAAGGGGTGGCGCGCCGCCGACCTCGTCTTCGACCTCGACGCCGACCATCTGCCCGGCGTCGACCCCGAGGCCACGAGCTACGCGGACATGCTCCGCGAGTGTAAGAACGCGCTGCTCGACCTGCTCGACTTCCTCGAAGGCGACTTCGGCTTCGAGGACCTCGATGTCGTCTTCTCGGGCGGGCGGGGCTACCACGTCCACGTCCGCGACGAGGGCGTCCTCGAGCTCGGCCGCGACCAGCGCGACGAGATCGTCGAGTACGTCCGCGGCCCGGACATCGAGTTCGCGGACGTGGTCGACACCGAGGCCGTCGCGGGGATGGGCCTGAAGAACCCCGCCCAGAAGCGCACGCTCCCGACGGACGGCGGGTGGGGCGCGCGCGTCCACCGGCGGCTGATGGACCTCGTCGACGAGATACGCGACCTGCCCGAAGAGGAGGCGCTCGAACGGCTCCGGGAGTTCCCGCGCGTCGGCGAGGGGAAGGCGGGAGCGATTCGGCGCGCGGCGAGCGACAACTACGACGAACTCGCCGCCGGCAACCTCGACGTCCACCCGGCGGTCGTCTCCGTCGCGAAGATACTGTTCGAGCGGGCCCTCGACGAGGACGGCGCCCCCATCGACGAGCCGGTGACGACCGACATCAACCGCCTCATCCGCCTGCCGGGGAGCCTCCACGGCGGGAGCGGCCTCGTCGTCACCCCCATCGAGCGGGACGCGCTCGACGACTTCGACCCGCTGGCGGACGCGATACCCGAGCAGTTCCGCGGCCACGAGATACGCGTCGCGGTGACCGACCCCGGGCCGACGGAGTTCGACGGCGATACGTTTACGGTGGCGGAGGGTGAGCGTTCAGTCCAAGAAGCGCTCGGCGTGTTCCTGATGGCACGCGGGCGCGCTCGCAAGGTGGCAGAATGA
- a CDS encoding CAP domain-containing protein has translation MTGRGSGGIRGRGPQHDGRSGLVRLLFAVAVATVFAAGLVQFGVAGAIVEGIGDSVRTPASPTTSPTPSDHLDTDGEWRFGIDRDLRAPYTSVDVESRNVHFTQLETMAFVNAQRAERGLDPLFWNERLSQLNRWHARRIYEGQGFAHVNPNTGRNWGERAEWAGYPATSRCDVYGEVITTGGYSPGVTHVERNAAIIVEAWMRSEGHREQILHERYDVGGVGLFVGEGGSRVAVMTMCDRRYLSEEALDPSDARFRNNETVIPYEVAVRDGAWDPTGNLTETPTNE, from the coding sequence GTGACCGGACGAGGATCCGGCGGTATCCGGGGTCGCGGTCCGCAACACGACGGCCGGAGCGGTCTCGTCCGGCTCCTCTTCGCCGTCGCCGTGGCGACGGTGTTCGCCGCCGGCCTCGTCCAGTTCGGCGTCGCGGGCGCGATAGTCGAAGGTATCGGCGACTCCGTCCGGACGCCCGCCTCTCCGACGACGTCGCCGACGCCGTCCGACCACCTCGACACCGACGGCGAGTGGCGGTTCGGCATCGACCGCGACCTGCGGGCGCCCTACACGTCCGTCGACGTCGAATCGAGGAACGTCCACTTCACACAGCTCGAAACGATGGCGTTCGTGAACGCCCAGCGGGCCGAGCGCGGTCTCGATCCGTTGTTCTGGAACGAACGGCTGTCGCAACTGAACCGTTGGCACGCGCGACGGATCTACGAGGGGCAGGGATTCGCTCACGTGAATCCGAATACCGGGCGAAATTGGGGCGAACGCGCCGAGTGGGCCGGATACCCCGCTACCAGTAGATGCGATGTTTACGGTGAAGTAATCACCACCGGCGGTTACTCTCCCGGTGTAACCCACGTCGAGCGGAACGCCGCCATAATCGTGGAGGCGTGGATGCGGTCCGAGGGCCACCGTGAGCAGATCCTCCACGAGCGTTACGACGTCGGCGGCGTCGGTCTCTTCGTCGGCGAGGGCGGGTCGCGCGTCGCGGTCATGACGATGTGTGACCGGCGGTACCTCTCCGAGGAGGCTCTGGACCCGTCTGACGCCCGCTTCCGGAACAACGAGACCGTGATTCCGTACGAGGTCGCGGTCCGGGACGGCGCGTGGGACCCGACGGGTAATCTCACCGAGACACCGACGAACGAGTAG
- a CDS encoding PKD domain-containing protein, translating to MRTQAAVAICVLLVTLPAMATASTPQNDPPLPDAGLDQTVRQGASVALDAGGSRDPDGELTDYAWRIEAPDGTAVSPDCAGCARTSFVADSVGTYTVTVTVTDDDGAARSDTLYVAVEAPPEGPSVSLSGETTPTVGERATYTAAVAAGDAPVASVTWSLDGQRLARRDTGTGPDTLSRAFDSSVPRTLTVTVRDENGRTATDTLDVTPAEPTGTPSATAETNTDPAPTTSDSRTPEPAPSPSLTLDGPTTVLAGDAADYTATTGAIPDGAAIRWDGAGSGTRVTRTWATAGTYTVSASTSARGETASDTLTVEVLDPSLEIEGPTELHAGMTGTFAVQGNDVPDGATLSWDDGGTGATVSRTWTEPGNYTLTVTTTVRGRVVSDTHTVEVVLNTTDRNDPPRVDIRDPGDISPGEEVTLTAEASDSDGRVVDVEWTPGRTVTVPEAGGDIVVVVNVTDDDGASASDRIRLSTTEGGSIVRQTDVRCFYTAPSQRERNAPSGGCRASWGESWTQQQVALDWSGTVGDYDVTWVRTDSQWNNETETGAASDPARECMACNGLTDNEPGSNPEVSERTDPTSDASDPLDPYSRNGETVRSDLTGDGTINIIDWNRRFDNDGVNGSGSDTAAPGGGTGNQLRGANGRTADTTAEPASDEHGGSAAATNDPSGVLQGGSGRTVGETAPTSPDPPDATPDAASADPGGTNGQRDADTSDGSVSRSADQSTDDYREEFTARLSI from the coding sequence ATGAGGACGCAGGCGGCCGTCGCCATCTGCGTGCTCCTCGTCACGCTCCCGGCCATGGCGACGGCGTCCACCCCCCAGAACGACCCCCCGCTCCCCGACGCGGGTCTCGATCAGACCGTCCGGCAGGGCGCGAGCGTCGCGCTCGACGCCGGCGGCTCGCGGGACCCCGACGGCGAACTGACCGACTACGCGTGGCGTATCGAGGCGCCCGACGGGACGGCGGTGTCCCCCGACTGCGCGGGCTGTGCGCGCACGTCGTTCGTCGCCGACTCCGTCGGCACCTACACCGTGACGGTCACGGTGACGGACGACGACGGCGCCGCGCGCTCCGATACGCTCTACGTCGCCGTCGAGGCGCCGCCCGAGGGACCGAGCGTCTCCCTCTCGGGCGAGACGACACCGACGGTCGGCGAGCGCGCGACCTACACCGCCGCCGTCGCCGCCGGCGACGCCCCCGTCGCGTCCGTGACCTGGTCGCTCGACGGCCAGCGCCTCGCCCGCCGCGACACGGGCACAGGGCCCGACACGCTCTCCCGGGCCTTCGATTCCTCCGTCCCGCGCACGCTGACGGTGACCGTCCGCGACGAGAACGGCCGGACCGCGACGGACACCCTCGACGTGACGCCCGCGGAGCCGACGGGGACGCCCTCGGCCACGGCCGAAACGAACACCGACCCCGCTCCGACCACGTCCGACTCGCGGACTCCGGAGCCGGCACCGTCCCCATCGCTGACCCTTGACGGGCCGACGACCGTCCTCGCCGGCGACGCGGCCGACTACACCGCGACGACGGGCGCCATCCCCGACGGCGCCGCGATTCGGTGGGACGGCGCCGGCAGCGGCACCCGCGTCACCCGTACCTGGGCGACGGCCGGCACCTACACCGTCTCCGCGTCGACGAGCGCACGCGGCGAGACCGCGAGCGACACGCTCACCGTCGAGGTGCTCGACCCGTCGCTGGAGATAGAGGGACCGACCGAACTCCACGCCGGCATGACGGGGACGTTCGCCGTCCAAGGGAACGACGTCCCCGACGGCGCGACGCTCTCGTGGGACGACGGCGGGACCGGCGCGACGGTCTCCCGGACGTGGACCGAGCCCGGCAACTACACCCTGACAGTCACGACGACCGTTCGCGGCCGGGTCGTCTCCGACACCCACACCGTCGAGGTCGTCCTGAACACGACGGACCGGAACGACCCGCCCCGCGTGGATATCCGCGACCCCGGCGATATCTCGCCCGGCGAGGAGGTGACGCTGACGGCGGAGGCCTCCGACTCCGACGGCCGGGTCGTCGATGTCGAATGGACGCCGGGTCGGACGGTTACGGTCCCGGAAGCCGGCGGGGACATCGTCGTGGTCGTCAACGTGACGGACGACGACGGCGCCTCCGCGAGCGACAGGATCCGACTGAGTACGACGGAAGGCGGTTCGATAGTTCGGCAAACAGATGTTCGTTGCTTCTACACCGCCCCGTCCCAGCGGGAACGGAACGCCCCCTCCGGTGGCTGCCGTGCCTCGTGGGGTGAATCGTGGACGCAGCAACAGGTCGCGCTCGACTGGTCCGGAACGGTCGGTGACTACGACGTCACGTGGGTACGGACCGACTCCCAGTGGAACAACGAGACAGAGACGGGAGCGGCTTCGGACCCGGCCCGAGAGTGTATGGCCTGTAACGGTCTCACGGACAACGAGCCGGGGTCGAACCCCGAAGTATCCGAGCGGACCGACCCCACGAGCGATGCCAGCGACCCGCTCGACCCGTACAGCAGGAACGGAGAGACCGTCCGTAGTGACCTGACCGGCGACGGAACGATCAATATCATCGACTGGAACCGCCGGTTCGACAACGACGGGGTGAACGGTTCCGGCAGCGATACCGCCGCTCCGGGCGGCGGGACCGGAAACCAGCTCCGCGGTGCGAACGGGCGGACTGCGGACACGACGGCGGAACCCGCGAGCGACGAACACGGGGGTTCCGCCGCTGCGACCAACGACCCCAGCGGCGTATTGCAAGGTGGGTCCGGTCGAACTGTCGGCGAGACGGCGCCGACGTCGCCCGACCCGCCGGACGCGACCCCGGATGCCGCTTCGGCCGACCCCGGCGGCACGAACGGACAGCGGGACGCCGACACGAGCGACGGCAGCGTCAGCCGCTCGGCCGACCAATCGACGGACGACTACCGCGAGGAGTTCACCGCGCGGCTCTCGATATGA
- the hisD gene encoding histidinol dehydrogenase, with protein sequence MNVRAVADLSPDERAALFDRDAGVDAARETAADIVGRVRDEGDVALREFAEEFDGVSVGNIDVTDEAERAYDRLDDDLREHVERAAANVREFHEAQLPENWTRDFDGRELGRRFRPLERVGAYVPGGTAAYPSSALMTVIPAKVAGVDHVAVATPPAENLNDATLAAIHVAGADAVFQVGGAQAVAALAYGTETVNRVQKIVGPGNRFVTAAKAEVRADCEIDFLAGPSEVLVLADATADPEVVAADLVAQAEHDPNASVVAVTPDEALAAAVADACEAQAGERDRADTIREALDNDASGVLTTRSMPEAVLFASEYAAEHLSIQAEDDEDLLDRVGAGGSVFLGPYSPVAAGDYAAGPNHVLPTGGLAKTTGGLSVDHFLVSQTVQRLDRDALDGIADTVVALAEAEGLEAHAESVRKRFEDGD encoded by the coding sequence ATGAACGTCAGAGCCGTCGCCGACCTCTCGCCGGACGAGCGGGCGGCGCTGTTCGACCGCGACGCCGGCGTCGACGCCGCCCGCGAGACCGCCGCCGACATCGTCGGCCGGGTCCGCGACGAGGGCGACGTCGCGCTCCGGGAGTTCGCCGAGGAGTTCGACGGCGTCTCGGTCGGCAACATCGACGTGACCGACGAGGCCGAGCGCGCGTACGACCGCCTCGACGACGACCTCCGCGAACACGTCGAGCGCGCCGCGGCGAACGTCCGCGAGTTCCACGAGGCCCAACTCCCCGAGAACTGGACGCGCGACTTCGACGGGCGCGAACTCGGGCGGCGCTTCCGCCCGCTCGAACGGGTCGGCGCGTACGTCCCCGGCGGCACCGCCGCCTACCCGTCCTCGGCGTTGATGACCGTGATTCCGGCGAAGGTCGCGGGTGTCGACCACGTCGCCGTCGCCACCCCGCCCGCCGAGAACCTCAACGACGCGACGCTCGCCGCGATTCACGTCGCCGGCGCGGACGCGGTGTTCCAGGTCGGGGGCGCACAGGCCGTCGCCGCGCTCGCGTACGGCACCGAGACGGTGAACCGCGTGCAGAAGATCGTCGGCCCGGGCAACCGCTTCGTCACCGCCGCGAAGGCCGAGGTACGCGCCGACTGCGAGATAGACTTCCTCGCCGGCCCCTCCGAGGTGCTCGTGCTCGCCGACGCGACCGCCGACCCCGAGGTCGTTGCCGCGGACCTCGTCGCGCAGGCCGAACACGACCCGAACGCCTCCGTCGTCGCCGTCACCCCCGACGAGGCGCTCGCCGCCGCGGTCGCCGACGCCTGCGAGGCGCAGGCCGGCGAGCGCGACCGCGCCGACACCATCCGCGAGGCGCTCGACAACGACGCCTCCGGCGTGCTCACGACACGCTCGATGCCCGAGGCGGTGCTGTTCGCCTCCGAGTACGCCGCCGAACACCTCTCGATTCAGGCCGAGGACGACGAGGACCTGCTCGACCGCGTCGGCGCGGGGGGCAGCGTCTTCCTCGGCCCGTACTCGCCCGTCGCGGCGGGCGACTACGCCGCCGGGCCGAACCACGTCCTCCCGACGGGCGGCCTCGCGAAGACGACGGGCGGTCTCTCGGTCGACCACTTCCTCGTCTCCCAGACCGTCCAGCGGCTCGACCGCGACGCGCTCGACGGCATCGCCGACACCGTCGTCGCGCTCGCCGAGGCCGAGGGACTGGAGGCCCACGCCGAGAGCGTCCGGAAGCGGTTCGAGGACGGCGACTGA
- a CDS encoding putative manganese transporter: MVTAAEAVDIALVSMRDGYVQVSAFVAVTVLLFGLIQYRTGGALLRTIEENERYGPVFGALMGLTPGCGGAIVMMPLYVRGTVSFGTVVATLMATAGDSAFVILALAPEAALYSYALAFAAAIVFGYAIDRFGLGVGRVDDAVARLSPATTDGGVVETAGVAGNPGHEYGTDGPVHTHESGPDHESRVLTPLSHAAHVVWWVAAVAALVLGITYLVRGAPDVAFTFGLGFDGLFTVVGLVGTGLSVYLYGVGRHYIGEGSVGRVRESFASAYETFQHAAMETSFVTVWVIVAYLVYEYAIVLTGFDVAAAAAAAGLLAPVGGALIGLIPGCGPQIVLASVYAQGGIPFSALTANAISQDGDALFPLIAIDKKAAVVASIYTTIPAILVGVGLALVWGPVFGLPEFGFGVLGP; the protein is encoded by the coding sequence GTGGTGACCGCGGCCGAGGCCGTCGATATCGCGCTGGTGTCGATGCGCGACGGCTACGTACAGGTGTCGGCGTTCGTCGCCGTCACCGTCCTGCTGTTCGGCCTGATCCAGTACCGGACCGGCGGCGCGCTCCTGCGCACCATCGAGGAGAACGAGCGGTACGGCCCCGTGTTCGGCGCGCTGATGGGCCTGACGCCCGGCTGTGGCGGCGCTATCGTGATGATGCCGCTGTACGTCCGGGGGACGGTCTCGTTCGGGACCGTCGTCGCGACGCTGATGGCGACCGCCGGCGACTCGGCGTTCGTCATCCTCGCGCTCGCGCCCGAGGCCGCGCTCTACTCGTACGCGCTGGCGTTCGCCGCGGCCATCGTCTTCGGCTACGCCATCGACCGGTTCGGCCTCGGCGTCGGTCGCGTTGACGACGCCGTGGCGCGCCTCTCCCCGGCCACGACGGACGGGGGCGTCGTGGAGACCGCGGGCGTCGCCGGCAACCCCGGCCACGAGTACGGCACGGACGGCCCGGTCCACACCCACGAGAGCGGCCCCGACCACGAGTCGCGCGTGCTGACGCCGCTGTCGCACGCCGCCCACGTCGTGTGGTGGGTCGCGGCCGTCGCCGCGCTCGTCCTCGGCATCACCTACCTCGTCCGCGGCGCCCCCGACGTGGCGTTCACGTTCGGACTCGGCTTCGACGGCCTGTTCACGGTCGTCGGACTCGTCGGCACCGGCCTCTCGGTGTATCTCTACGGCGTCGGCCGCCACTACATCGGCGAGGGCTCCGTGGGCCGCGTGCGCGAGTCGTTCGCGAGCGCGTACGAGACGTTCCAGCACGCCGCGATGGAGACCTCCTTCGTCACGGTCTGGGTCATCGTCGCCTACCTCGTCTACGAGTACGCCATCGTCCTGACCGGGTTCGACGTGGCCGCGGCCGCGGCGGCCGCCGGCCTGCTCGCGCCCGTCGGCGGCGCGCTCATCGGCCTGATACCCGGCTGCGGCCCGCAGATCGTCCTCGCGTCCGTCTACGCGCAGGGCGGCATCCCCTTCTCGGCGCTGACGGCCAACGCCATCAGCCAGGACGGGGACGCGCTGTTCCCGCTCATCGCCATCGACAAGAAGGCCGCCGTGGTCGCCAGCATCTACACGACGATACCCGCGATACTCGTGGGCGTGGGGCTGGCGCTCGTCTGGGGCCCCGTGTTCGGCCTGCCGGAGTTCGGCTTCGGGGTGCTCGGCCCGTGA
- a CDS encoding metal-dependent transcriptional regulator — MLSAVMEDYIKAVYTIGNETGERVSTSALADYLDVTPPTVSSMVKKLEERGLVDREEYKGVTLTEEGEVVALEILRHHRLLESFLTEALDYDWADVHDEADRLEHHVSDELTDRIAEALGHPLADPHGDPIPTRELELPDAGETARLSAAERGERLVVRRIRHQGDEELRYLAEAGVEPNEALEVVDVAPFGMVTVRTAAGEQSLPEEIARLIETVPAEEEAEPAA; from the coding sequence ATGCTCAGCGCCGTGATGGAGGACTACATCAAGGCGGTGTACACCATCGGGAACGAGACCGGCGAGCGGGTCTCCACCTCGGCGCTGGCCGACTACCTCGACGTGACCCCGCCGACCGTGTCCAGCATGGTGAAGAAGCTGGAGGAGCGCGGCCTGGTGGACCGCGAGGAGTACAAGGGCGTCACGCTCACCGAGGAGGGCGAGGTCGTCGCGCTCGAGATACTCCGCCACCATCGCCTCCTGGAGTCGTTCCTCACGGAGGCGCTCGACTACGACTGGGCGGACGTCCACGACGAGGCCGACCGCCTCGAACACCACGTCTCGGACGAACTCACGGACCGCATCGCGGAGGCGCTCGGCCACCCGCTCGCGGACCCGCACGGCGACCCCATCCCGACGCGGGAGCTCGAACTCCCCGACGCGGGCGAGACGGCGCGGCTCTCCGCCGCCGAGCGAGGGGAGCGCCTCGTCGTCCGGCGCATCCGCCACCAGGGGGACGAGGAGCTCCGGTATCTCGCGGAGGCGGGCGTCGAGCCGAACGAGGCGCTCGAAGTGGTTGACGTGGCCCCCTTCGGGATGGTGACGGTCCGGACCGCCGCGGGCGAGCAGTCGCTCCCGGAGGAGATAGCCCGGCTCATCGAGACGGTGCCCGCCGAGGAGGAGGCGGAGCCGGCGGCCTAA
- a CDS encoding ArsR/SmtB family transcription factor, producing MGLLGSRVFADPDPDEPRVLDIQGSDAERAFDALGSETARGILKAIYEQPRTPPEIRGVVGTSLQNVHYHLDRLEGADLIEPAGTGYSEKGNEMTVYAPCNEALVLFAGTDHDRSRFERLLGRVLSLYLLLGTLTIGLALFLRDTAQGGAEVFTMSADTGESAAQAADGVARTTDPALVGLSLTDPAVAFFLGGLVVIAGLAAVWWVRG from the coding sequence ATGGGACTGTTGGGTTCTCGCGTGTTCGCCGACCCCGACCCGGACGAGCCGCGGGTGCTCGACATCCAGGGGTCGGACGCCGAGCGCGCGTTCGACGCGCTCGGCTCGGAGACCGCCCGGGGGATTCTGAAGGCGATATACGAGCAGCCGCGCACGCCCCCGGAGATACGGGGCGTCGTCGGCACCTCGCTCCAGAACGTCCACTACCACCTCGACCGGCTGGAGGGCGCGGACCTCATCGAGCCGGCGGGCACGGGCTACTCGGAGAAGGGCAACGAGATGACGGTGTACGCACCCTGCAACGAGGCGCTCGTGTTGTTCGCCGGGACCGACCACGACCGCTCGCGGTTCGAGCGCCTGCTCGGGCGCGTCCTCTCGCTGTACCTCCTCTTGGGGACGCTCACCATCGGGCTGGCGCTGTTCCTCCGCGACACGGCACAGGGCGGCGCGGAGGTGTTCACGATGTCGGCGGACACCGGCGAGTCGGCCGCACAGGCGGCCGACGGCGTCGCGCGAACGACCGACCCGGCGCTGGTCGGGTTGAGTCTCACGGACCCCGCCGTCGCCTTCTTCCTCGGCGGCTTGGTCGTCATCGCCGGGCTCGCCGCGGTCTGGTGGGTCCGGGGTTAG
- a CDS encoding right-handed parallel beta-helix repeat-containing protein has product MQHSRASGAVAVLVSVLLVTGALAVLPFGTGVVGAASVEVTECTVIDRSGTYVLTGDIDGTTSPAVACIRIQSSNVTLDGQGYTVTNTGRGVEVQAEDSDTVRLENVVLRNLTVDAGTYGVVSYRAGTVVDGVDVLGRGGWGVVLQFGDLTVSNSSIVFEDVPEPDPFTLSTRGVYVFSGNLTLADSTVSITCASGLSCGSGVQLSPSPTVESSVLVSGSAISAGTGLYATTGEWPLVVIEGSRIDAQQYGVWARFGTSADLVVRDNDITTGRYGVWLEGDGHVVTDNRITGPAEVGIALLGNGTLAERNVVTGSTGVGIGVVGEAGLLRDNAVNETSGVGFLVLGTDVSVVRATVNPTLSFVGDDVSLSAAEAPADGTDGLVGLGGYATVALGQATPLALGLNYTDEDALGLDESSLALYRYDEAAGAWVPLADGAVDPAGNVVSGTLAETAIVAAFGAPATDTVEVDIAVKPGADPAPVNPKARGVVPVAVLHTDEFDPATVNVSSLRFGDAEDVAAGLGATAVHGGHAADVDGDGDLDLVVHFDARAAGFDGDETVAVLVGATADGTALTGEDEVVVVGRPA; this is encoded by the coding sequence ATGCAACACAGTCGGGCGTCGGGGGCGGTCGCGGTCCTCGTGTCGGTGCTGCTCGTGACCGGGGCGCTCGCCGTCCTGCCGTTCGGGACAGGTGTGGTCGGTGCCGCGAGCGTCGAGGTCACCGAGTGTACGGTGATCGACCGGTCGGGAACGTACGTGCTGACCGGGGACATCGACGGGACGACGTCTCCGGCGGTCGCGTGTATCCGAATCCAGAGCAGTAACGTCACCCTCGATGGACAGGGCTACACCGTCACGAACACCGGCCGGGGAGTCGAGGTGCAGGCCGAGGACAGTGACACCGTTCGGTTGGAGAACGTCGTGCTCCGTAACCTGACCGTCGACGCCGGAACCTACGGCGTCGTCTCGTACAGGGCCGGGACCGTCGTCGACGGCGTCGACGTTCTGGGCCGGGGTGGCTGGGGAGTGGTGCTGCAGTTCGGCGACCTCACCGTCTCGAACTCGTCCATCGTCTTCGAGGACGTTCCCGAACCGGACCCCTTCACCCTCTCCACTCGGGGAGTGTACGTGTTCAGCGGGAACCTGACGCTCGCGGACAGCACGGTCTCTATCACCTGTGCGTCCGGCCTGTCCTGTGGGTCCGGCGTTCAGCTCTCGCCCAGCCCCACGGTGGAATCGAGCGTGCTCGTCTCGGGAAGCGCTATCTCGGCGGGAACAGGTCTCTACGCGACCACCGGCGAGTGGCCCCTCGTGGTGATCGAAGGGAGTCGGATAGACGCACAGCAGTACGGTGTCTGGGCCCGGTTCGGCACTTCCGCCGACCTCGTCGTTCGCGACAACGACATCACGACGGGCCGGTACGGCGTGTGGCTCGAGGGCGACGGCCACGTCGTCACCGACAACCGGATCACCGGTCCGGCCGAGGTCGGCATCGCCCTGCTCGGCAACGGGACACTCGCCGAGCGGAACGTCGTCACCGGGAGCACCGGCGTCGGTATCGGGGTCGTCGGCGAGGCCGGCCTGCTCCGGGACAACGCCGTGAACGAGACGTCCGGCGTCGGGTTCCTGGTTCTCGGGACGGACGTCAGCGTGGTTCGGGCCACGGTGAACCCGACCCTCTCGTTCGTCGGCGACGACGTCAGCCTCTCGGCCGCGGAGGCCCCCGCGGACGGGACGGACGGGCTGGTCGGTCTCGGCGGGTACGCCACCGTGGCGCTCGGACAGGCGACGCCGCTCGCGCTCGGACTGAACTACACCGACGAGGACGCCCTCGGGTTGGACGAGTCCTCGCTCGCGCTGTACCGCTACGACGAGGCCGCCGGGGCGTGGGTGCCGCTCGCCGACGGCGCGGTCGACCCGGCGGGGAACGTCGTGTCGGGGACGCTCGCCGAGACGGCCATTGTCGCCGCGTTCGGCGCACCCGCCACGGATACCGTCGAGGTCGATATCGCGGTCAAGCCCGGTGCCGACCCCGCGCCGGTGAACCCGAAGGCCCGCGGCGTGGTGCCGGTCGCGGTGTTGCACACGGACGAGTTCGACCCGGCGACCGTGAACGTCTCGTCGCTCCGGTTCGGGGACGCCGAGGACGTCGCCGCCGGCCTCGGGGCGACCGCGGTCCACGGCGGCCACGCGGCGGACGTCGACGGCGACGGCGACCTCGACCTCGTGGTCCACTTCGACGCCCGCGCGGCGGGGTTCGACGGCGACGAGACCGTCGCCGTCCTCGTCGGCGCGACGGCGGACGGGACGGCGCTGACCGGCGAGGACGAGGTAGTGGTCGTCGGCCGACCGGCGTAG
- a CDS encoding thiol-disulfide oxidoreductase DCC family protein — protein MDERPVVLFDGVCNLCAWSVRFIVAHDDGALRFAPLQSDVASELLAEHGLDADYFDSLVYIDGSGAYTKSDGAVRIARHLDAPYRWAWHARHVPRTVRDAAYDLLARVRYRIWGKKDACLVPTDELRERFLAQTA, from the coding sequence ATGGACGAGCGCCCGGTCGTGTTGTTCGACGGCGTCTGTAACCTCTGTGCGTGGTCCGTCCGCTTCATCGTCGCACACGACGACGGCGCGCTCCGGTTCGCGCCGCTCCAGTCCGACGTGGCCTCGGAACTGCTCGCGGAGCACGGCCTCGACGCGGACTACTTCGACTCGCTCGTCTACATCGACGGATCGGGCGCGTACACGAAGAGCGACGGCGCGGTCCGTATCGCGCGCCACCTCGACGCGCCGTACCGGTGGGCGTGGCACGCGCGCCATGTGCCCCGAACCGTGCGCGACGCGGCGTACGACCTGCTCGCGCGGGTACGCTACCGGATATGGGGGAAGAAGGACGCCTGTCTCGTGCCGACCGACGAACTGCGCGAGCGCTTCCTCGCTCAGACCGCGTAG